The Halopelagius inordinatus genomic interval ATCGAGCGCGAGATTCGAGACGAACTCGCGTCCGACGGCCGCCTGAACGACCCCTACGAGTTCGCCATTCGGACCGCGAGAGGCGGGACGATACCCTGCGAACTGCGGGCGAGTCTCCTCGTCGAAGACGGGACGTTTCGAGGCACGGTCGGCGTCGTTCGCGACATCTCCGGCCGCGAGGGGACCGAAGGGGTCCTCCACGACCGCGAACGGCAACTGGAGCGAGAACGCGACCTGACCGACCGAATCGTCGAAACCATCCCCGTCAGCATCGTCGTGTTCGACCGGGACGGCGAGGTGACGAGAACGAACGAGCGGATACGGGACGTCCTCGACATCCCCGACCTCTCGGAGGTCGAACGCGCGGCGTTCCCGCCCTCTCACGTCGCCCTCTACGACGAAGACGGCAGACCGGTGCCGACGGACGAACGGCCCTCGGTCCGGGTGCGCGAGACGAAGGAACCGGTCGAAGAGCGCGTCTTCCGGGTCGAACTGCCGAACGGCGAGTCCCGCTGGGTCTCCATCAGTGCGACGCCGATACTGGCCGACGACGGGGCCGTGGACCGCGTCGTCACGGCCGCCGAGGACGTCACCGACCTCAAGGAACGTGAACGCCGACTCGAACGGCGACGGGACGAACTCTCCGCGGAGATGAACGAGGTGTACGGGCGCATCACCGACGCGTTCTACGCGCTCGACGACCAGTGGCGGTTCACCTACGCTAACGAGAAGGCCGAGGAGTTGATCGACGTCTCGGGGGAGGGACTCGTCGGAGAGAGAATCTGGGACCGATTCGAGTGGGCGAGCGACTCGAAACTGCGAGCGGAGTACGAGACGGCCATGGAAACCCAAGAGGCGACGCATTTCGAGCTACACTACCCCGACCCGCTCGACGGGTGGTTCGAAATCCACGCGTACCCCTCGGAGACGGGGCTGTCGGTCTACTTCCGCGACATCACGGACAGAAAGGAGCGCGAACGCAGACTCGAAGAGACGGAAGGCGAGTACCGGACGCTCATCGAGAACTTCCCGAACGGCGTCGTCGCCCTCGTCGACGAGAACCTCAACTACACGACGTTCGGCGGCGAGTTGGAAGGAGACTCCCACGTGCGGCGAGAGACCCTCGAAGGAGCGCCTCTGGACGCGCTCCCGCCGGACATCGAGGCGGTCGTCGCCCCCCGTTACGAGGCGGCTCTCGACGGCGAGTCCGCCACGTTCACGAGTACGATCGACGGGCGAGAGCACCGATTCCACTTCGTCCCGGTTCGCGACACGGACGGCGAGATATTCGCCGCGTTGGGGATGTCCCAGGACGTCACCGAACTCAAGCGGTACGAACGGCACTTAGAGGAGGCGAAATCTCAGTTGGAGGCGGCGGCGGAGGCCGGTGCGGTCGGCACGTGGGAGTGGCGCGTCCCCGAAGACCGGGTCGCCGTCGGCGCCTCCTTCGCCGACCTGTTCGATATCGACCCCGAGGCGGCGCGCGACGGCGTCCCGGCCGAGCGGTTCCTGTCGTCGGTTCACGGGGCCGACCGCGAACGCGTGGAAGCGAGCATCGACGCGGCCATGGACTCTTGCGGGGAGTACGAGGCGGAGTACCGGGTGAAAAGCGCCGACGGAGACGTTCGGTGGGTCGTCGCCCGCGGCCGCGTCGAGTGCGACGAGAGCGGTGACCCGGTCACCTTCCCCGGCGCGATTACCGACATCACGGAACAAAAGCAGGCCGAAGAGGAACTCCAGCGGACGAAAAACCAGCTCGAATCGCTGTTTCGGGTCCTCCCCGTCGGCGTCATCGTCGCGGACGCCGACGGGCGAATCGTCGAGGCCAACGACAGGGCCAAGGAGATATGGGGCCGAGACATCTTCGCCGCCGAGGGCGTCGCCGACTACGAGCGGTATCCGATCTGGTGGGCAGATACTGGCGACCCCGTCGCTCCGGCGGAGATGACGATGACCCGAGTACTCGACGGGCAGGAGGTGACCGACCCCGACGTGTTCGAAATCGAGTCCGCGGGCGGCGAACGCCGTATCGTCGCTACGCTCGGGATGCCGGTTCCGAACGAGGAGGGCGACGTGACCCACGGAGTCGTCACGATGACGGACATCTCCGATCGGAGAGAGTACCGACGCAAGCTAGAGGAGTCCAACGAGCGCTTAGAACAGTTCGCGTACGCGGCGTCGCACGACCTGCAGGAACCGCTCCGGATGATCACGAGCTATCTCTCACTCATCGAACGCCGCTACGGGGACGCCCTCGGCGAGGACGGCGCGGAGTTTCTCGAATTCGCCGTCGACGGGGCCGAGCGGATGCGCGAGATGATAGACGCGTTACTCACGTACTCTCGGGTCGAGACGGAGGGCGACCCGTTCGAACCGGTGGACCTCGCGGCGGTGCTCGCAGAGACGCGCGACGACCTGCAGATGCGAATCGAGGAGACGGACGCCGAGATTACGTCCGAGGAGTTGCCGCGGGTTCGCGGCGACGCGAGCCAACTGCGGCAGGTGTTTCAGAACCTGCTCGACAACGCAATCGAGTACAGCGGCGACGGCCCGCCGCGGGTCGATATCACCGCCGAACGCGAGGGCGCGTACTGGCGCGTCTCCGTCAGCGACGAAGGCATCGGTATCGACCCCGAACACACAGACCGCGTCTTCGAGGTGTTCCAACGGCTACACACCCGCGACGAACACGACGGGACGGGTATCGGCCTGTCGCTGTGTCGGCGAATCGTGGAGCGTCACGGCGGGACGGTGCGGGTCGACTCCGAACCGGGCGAGGGCGCGACGTTCTCGTTTACCCTCCCGGCGGCGTCAGACGAACAGTCGTGACCGCGTCTCTCGGCGACCCCCGACGCGGCGAGAGGCGCTAGCCGCCCTCGGATTCGAGCCGTCGTCTGAGAAACGACACGAGGCCGCCGAAGTAGCCGGTGCCCCAGACCGCGACGAGGACTGCGCCGACGGTGTTGAACATCATGTCCGTGACGATGTCGTCGATTCCGTACACCGTCACCGGAGACGAGACACCGAGCAGTTGGGCGATGAACACCGCTCCGAACTCGAACACCTCCCAGATCACGCCGAACGCGAGGACGAAGACGACGATAAACACCGCCCTGAACTCGGAGGGGACGTCGATGTCGTCGGAGTGACGCTCGAACGCCCGAAGCGCCGCGTAGCCGATTCCGGCGACGATGGTCGCAGACACGGTGTGGGTGATCTCGTCGTACCACGAGAACTGGTCGTACAGGCCGAGCGAACCGACGCTGTGGAGGAAGATGGCGACGGTTATCCAGAGGACGAGTCCGGGAGCCATCGTGTAGCCGTACTCCCGGCGAAGCGCCGCCGGAAGGAAGGTCACGGCCAAAGCGAGTAGCCCGTTTGCGACCATCCCCAACTGGAGCGTCGCCGCCC includes:
- a CDS encoding PAS domain-containing sensor histidine kinase; protein product: MSERGDRAAVFRGDADDEGTIAQYRTLVNTVDDAIYQLDADGRFVAVNDAVVEMSGYSREQLLGAHVSLVLDDHDVERIEREIRDELASDGRLNDPYEFAIRTARGGTIPCELRASLLVEDGTFRGTVGVVRDISGREGTEGVLHDRERQLERERDLTDRIVETIPVSIVVFDRDGEVTRTNERIRDVLDIPDLSEVERAAFPPSHVALYDEDGRPVPTDERPSVRVRETKEPVEERVFRVELPNGESRWVSISATPILADDGAVDRVVTAAEDVTDLKERERRLERRRDELSAEMNEVYGRITDAFYALDDQWRFTYANEKAEELIDVSGEGLVGERIWDRFEWASDSKLRAEYETAMETQEATHFELHYPDPLDGWFEIHAYPSETGLSVYFRDITDRKERERRLEETEGEYRTLIENFPNGVVALVDENLNYTTFGGELEGDSHVRRETLEGAPLDALPPDIEAVVAPRYEAALDGESATFTSTIDGREHRFHFVPVRDTDGEIFAALGMSQDVTELKRYERHLEEAKSQLEAAAEAGAVGTWEWRVPEDRVAVGASFADLFDIDPEAARDGVPAERFLSSVHGADRERVEASIDAAMDSCGEYEAEYRVKSADGDVRWVVARGRVECDESGDPVTFPGAITDITEQKQAEEELQRTKNQLESLFRVLPVGVIVADADGRIVEANDRAKEIWGRDIFAAEGVADYERYPIWWADTGDPVAPAEMTMTRVLDGQEVTDPDVFEIESAGGERRIVATLGMPVPNEEGDVTHGVVTMTDISDRREYRRKLEESNERLEQFAYAASHDLQEPLRMITSYLSLIERRYGDALGEDGAEFLEFAVDGAERMREMIDALLTYSRVETEGDPFEPVDLAAVLAETRDDLQMRIEETDAEITSEELPRVRGDASQLRQVFQNLLDNAIEYSGDGPPRVDITAEREGAYWRVSVSDEGIGIDPEHTDRVFEVFQRLHTRDEHDGTGIGLSLCRRIVERHGGTVRVDSEPGEGATFSFTLPAASDEQS